From Strigops habroptila isolate Jane chromosome 1, bStrHab1.2.pri, whole genome shotgun sequence, a single genomic window includes:
- the TRDMT1 gene encoding tRNA (cytosine(38)-C(5))-methyltransferase isoform X2 yields the protein MAPLRVLELYSGIGGMHQALKESCASAEVVAAVDVNTLANEVYKHNFPSTPLWAKTIEGITLKEFDRLCFDMILMSPPCQPFTRIGLQGDISDPRTKSFLYILDILPRLQKLPKYILLENVKGFESSSARNELLRTLATCGFTYQEFLLSPTCLGIPNSRLRYFLIAKLHQEPFSFQAPGQILTRFPDQDLENLLKDKVANKVGETCSSLCSEEKNPDPNIGPDCSSKKSLPKGAFLFKLETIEEMERKHDQDNDSSIQMLKDFLEEENEEMSQYFIPPKSLLRYAFLLDIVKPTCRRSTCFTKGYGHYVEGTGSVLQTALDVQLESAFKHIEELPEEEKLMKLSMLKLRYFTPREIANLHGFPSEFEKAVLAFGHFIV from the exons ATGGCGCCGCTGCGGGTGCTGGAGCTATACAGTGGCATCGGGGGGATGCACCAGGCCCTGAAAG aaagctGTGCATCTGCAGaagttgttgctgctgttgatgTGAACACTCTTGCCAATGAAGTTTATAAGCACAACTTTCCCAGCACGCCGTTATGGGCAAAGACAATTGAG gGCATAACACTGAAAGAATTTGACAGATTATGTTTTGATATGATTTTGATGAGTCCTCCCTGTCAGCCGTTTACAAG AATTGGCCTGCAAGGTGATATATCTGATCCACGGACAAAGAGCTTTCTTTATATCCTTGATATTCTCCCAAG ACTCCAGAAGCTTCCAAAATACATActtttagaaaatgttaaagGATTTGAATCCTCTTCTGCAAG AAATGAACTTTTGCGAACACTAGCAACATGTGGATTTACATATCAAGAATTTCTCTTGTCTCCAACCTGT CTTGGCATTCCCAATTCTAGGCTGCGATATTTTCTAATTGCAAAGCTTCACCAAGAACCATTCTCCTTTCAAGCTCCTGGTCAG ATATTGACGAGATTCCCAGATCAGGATCTAGAAAACTTACTCAAGGACAAAGTCGCCAACAAAGTGGGTGAAACTTGTTCTTCCTTGTGTTCTGAAGAGAAGAATCCAGATCCAAACATTGGTCCCGATTGCAGCAGCAAGAAGAGTTTACCGAAAGGGGCCTTTCTGTTTAAACTTGAAACAatagaagaaatggaaaggaaacatgATCAGGACAATGATTCCTCTATTCAAATGCTTAAAGATTtcttggaagaggaaaatgaagaaatgagtCAGTATTTCATACCACCAAAGTCCTTGTTGCGCTATGCTTTCTTATTAGACATTGTTAAACCCACCTGCCGGAGATCCACATGCTTTACAAAAGG GTATGGACACTATGTAGAAGGGACAGGCTCAGTTCTGCAGACAGCATTAGATGTACAG CTTGAATCAGCGTTTAAACATATTGAGGAGTTACCAGAAGAAGAGAAGCTTATGAAATTGTCAATGCTAAAACTTAGGTACTTCACACCAAGAGAAATAGCAAATCTTCATGGATTCCCTTCGGAATTTG aaaaggcagTCCTAGCCTTTGGTCACTTCATTGTCTAA
- the TRDMT1 gene encoding tRNA (cytosine(38)-C(5))-methyltransferase isoform X1, whose protein sequence is MAPLRVLELYSGIGGMHQALKESCASAEVVAAVDVNTLANEVYKHNFPSTPLWAKTIEGITLKEFDRLCFDMILMSPPCQPFTRIGLQGDISDPRTKSFLYILDILPRLQKLPKYILLENVKGFESSSARNELLRTLATCGFTYQEFLLSPTCLGIPNSRLRYFLIAKLHQEPFSFQAPGQILTRFPDQDLENLLKDKVANKVGETCSSLCSEEKNPDPNIGPDCSSKKSLPKGAFLFKLETIEEMERKHDQDNDSSIQMLKDFLEEENEEMSQYFIPPKSLLRYAFLLDIVKPTCRRSTCFTKGYGHYVEGTGSVLQTALDVQLESAFKHIEELPEEEKLMKLSMLKLRYFTPREIANLHGFPSEFGFPDKVTVKQCYRLLGNSLNVHVVAKLISILLG, encoded by the exons ATGGCGCCGCTGCGGGTGCTGGAGCTATACAGTGGCATCGGGGGGATGCACCAGGCCCTGAAAG aaagctGTGCATCTGCAGaagttgttgctgctgttgatgTGAACACTCTTGCCAATGAAGTTTATAAGCACAACTTTCCCAGCACGCCGTTATGGGCAAAGACAATTGAG gGCATAACACTGAAAGAATTTGACAGATTATGTTTTGATATGATTTTGATGAGTCCTCCCTGTCAGCCGTTTACAAG AATTGGCCTGCAAGGTGATATATCTGATCCACGGACAAAGAGCTTTCTTTATATCCTTGATATTCTCCCAAG ACTCCAGAAGCTTCCAAAATACATActtttagaaaatgttaaagGATTTGAATCCTCTTCTGCAAG AAATGAACTTTTGCGAACACTAGCAACATGTGGATTTACATATCAAGAATTTCTCTTGTCTCCAACCTGT CTTGGCATTCCCAATTCTAGGCTGCGATATTTTCTAATTGCAAAGCTTCACCAAGAACCATTCTCCTTTCAAGCTCCTGGTCAG ATATTGACGAGATTCCCAGATCAGGATCTAGAAAACTTACTCAAGGACAAAGTCGCCAACAAAGTGGGTGAAACTTGTTCTTCCTTGTGTTCTGAAGAGAAGAATCCAGATCCAAACATTGGTCCCGATTGCAGCAGCAAGAAGAGTTTACCGAAAGGGGCCTTTCTGTTTAAACTTGAAACAatagaagaaatggaaaggaaacatgATCAGGACAATGATTCCTCTATTCAAATGCTTAAAGATTtcttggaagaggaaaatgaagaaatgagtCAGTATTTCATACCACCAAAGTCCTTGTTGCGCTATGCTTTCTTATTAGACATTGTTAAACCCACCTGCCGGAGATCCACATGCTTTACAAAAGG GTATGGACACTATGTAGAAGGGACAGGCTCAGTTCTGCAGACAGCATTAGATGTACAG CTTGAATCAGCGTTTAAACATATTGAGGAGTTACCAGAAGAAGAGAAGCTTATGAAATTGTCAATGCTAAAACTTAGGTACTTCACACCAAGAGAAATAGCAAATCTTCATGGATTCCCTTCGGAATTTG GCTTTCCTGACAAAGTGACAGTAAAGCAATGCTACCGTCTTCTGGGAAACAGCCTCAACGTACATGTGGTAGCAAAACTCATCTCCATTCTACTTGGATAA
- the TRDMT1 gene encoding tRNA (cytosine(38)-C(5))-methyltransferase isoform X3, translating to MKFISTTFPARRYGQRQLRIGLQGDISDPRTKSFLYILDILPRLQKLPKYILLENVKGFESSSARNELLRTLATCGFTYQEFLLSPTCLGIPNSRLRYFLIAKLHQEPFSFQAPGQILTRFPDQDLENLLKDKVANKVGETCSSLCSEEKNPDPNIGPDCSSKKSLPKGAFLFKLETIEEMERKHDQDNDSSIQMLKDFLEEENEEMSQYFIPPKSLLRYAFLLDIVKPTCRRSTCFTKGYGHYVEGTGSVLQTALDVQLESAFKHIEELPEEEKLMKLSMLKLRYFTPREIANLHGFPSEFGFPDKVTVKQCYRLLGNSLNVHVVAKLISILLG from the exons ATGAAGTTTATAAGCACAACTTTCCCAGCACGCCGTTATGGGCAAAGACAATTGAG AATTGGCCTGCAAGGTGATATATCTGATCCACGGACAAAGAGCTTTCTTTATATCCTTGATATTCTCCCAAG ACTCCAGAAGCTTCCAAAATACATActtttagaaaatgttaaagGATTTGAATCCTCTTCTGCAAG AAATGAACTTTTGCGAACACTAGCAACATGTGGATTTACATATCAAGAATTTCTCTTGTCTCCAACCTGT CTTGGCATTCCCAATTCTAGGCTGCGATATTTTCTAATTGCAAAGCTTCACCAAGAACCATTCTCCTTTCAAGCTCCTGGTCAG ATATTGACGAGATTCCCAGATCAGGATCTAGAAAACTTACTCAAGGACAAAGTCGCCAACAAAGTGGGTGAAACTTGTTCTTCCTTGTGTTCTGAAGAGAAGAATCCAGATCCAAACATTGGTCCCGATTGCAGCAGCAAGAAGAGTTTACCGAAAGGGGCCTTTCTGTTTAAACTTGAAACAatagaagaaatggaaaggaaacatgATCAGGACAATGATTCCTCTATTCAAATGCTTAAAGATTtcttggaagaggaaaatgaagaaatgagtCAGTATTTCATACCACCAAAGTCCTTGTTGCGCTATGCTTTCTTATTAGACATTGTTAAACCCACCTGCCGGAGATCCACATGCTTTACAAAAGG GTATGGACACTATGTAGAAGGGACAGGCTCAGTTCTGCAGACAGCATTAGATGTACAG CTTGAATCAGCGTTTAAACATATTGAGGAGTTACCAGAAGAAGAGAAGCTTATGAAATTGTCAATGCTAAAACTTAGGTACTTCACACCAAGAGAAATAGCAAATCTTCATGGATTCCCTTCGGAATTTG GCTTTCCTGACAAAGTGACAGTAAAGCAATGCTACCGTCTTCTGGGAAACAGCCTCAACGTACATGTGGTAGCAAAACTCATCTCCATTCTACTTGGATAA